In the Luteolibacter rhizosphaerae genome, AGCCATGGCAGAATAATATTCAGTATTTGCTGAATTTCAAGCCTCCTGAGGCATCTAAAACAGCTCGCGTTGGACCTCCCTCTTGGGCGGATTCAAGAATGTGACATAATCGATCTGCTCTTCTGGAAAGGAATGAGCTCGAGGTGCACAACCCGGCTTGGCTTGCACTCTAATCAAGTGACTCCGACTTAGCCAATCCAGCATCCCTTTGGGATTGATGAACGGAGTTTCGCAAAGCGCGTAAATGTCTAGGTCCGCGTAGGTTACATTTTGACCTAGATACTTTTCATGCATGATCTTGGCGAAGAACTCTGCGTCGTCGTTCTTAAAAAGAATGTGATGATCACGGTAGGCGTCCGAAAAACAGTAGTTCCCACTACCATCGATCGAGCGCATAGCTTCCTTCATTTTCTCCATTCCCAACCGATTTCTTGAAGCGAAAACCAAGTAGTAGTTCAACCGGTCGGTCTTACCTCGCATCTCAAAGCTCCATACGAACTTGACCCCGTCGATAGCGAGTAGCTTCTGCTTGTAGAGAGCTAGGGCCTTCTCGGATTTGCGTGCCAGCGAATCGTTGTGAGGCTCCAAAGCTGTCTGCCATTCGTCACATCCGAAAACTTCGTTGAGTTGTTTCTCCC is a window encoding:
- a CDS encoding three-Cys-motif partner protein TcmP — translated: MAQNNSLLWQAAPHTIAKIEILKGYLNAWFPIVGSKFKKLVYIDGFAGPGSYENHPEGSPLAALDVFNSWITKKPERIVVEDISCFFIESDRNTLDYLAEKLSQMSLAKRIHPKPCHGDFETVFGELIQMPSIADNVTGALPLLIFADPFGGTGVPFHLFQRCLESQGSELLLNFDADGIARIHFGKNPGWEKQLNEVFGCDEWQTALEPHNDSLARKSEKALALYKQKLLAIDGVKFVWSFEMRGKTDRLNYYLVFASRNRLGMEKMKEAMRSIDGSGNYCFSDAYRDHHILFKNDDAEFFAKIMHEKYLGQNVTYADLDIYALCETPFINPKGMLDWLSRSHLIRVQAKPGCAPRAHSFPEEQIDYVTFLNPPKREVQRELF